In a single window of the Neodiprion virginianus isolate iyNeoVirg1 chromosome 1, iyNeoVirg1.1, whole genome shotgun sequence genome:
- the LOC124307582 gene encoding cadherin-23 isoform X2: MLTILLVLVATSSSVRGQVVNRAPHFIPGGDMARLAVSESTSPGAPVYTLQGEDPEDSRVHYSISGEYFTVDRETGVVILRKALDRETQDLIEVIISITDEGIAGSEPNTVSLRREIAVLDENDNPPVYHGRPYAARVPESAKVGSVLLPSGTITVTDEDGGVNADVVVRCAASSRDDDVCEVFHVNTEKLAEGRYEVRITLASPLDYERRNSYLINLVAVDGASDPAKRLHARATVAVDVLDVQDQPPTFLNAPYSAALPENTPAGHTVLTVRARDGDTGEPRPLLLSLEDDDTGHFELAVTREGDISVGKLMTTSAFLDREDTNILQNGGIYTFTVKATELINNEIPADTATSVITIVVTDVDDLAPVFNSDSFSIKISEDIGMDTPLPGLNMVVSDGDVGDNAKFSLALRDAPGYPNISQAFSVSPQQAQGRVPVVVRANNKSVLDYDVEDETKRTLEFDVTASVAGKVVASSRVHIKLLDANDHSPEFSQSVYKLAVPEDAVPGTHFGEVFAVDKDSGEFGELTYNLRGFGTDKFETDPKRGGLSVAKALDYEVQKSYSLTMEARDGGGRVSTVNILIEVQDVNDNEPIFEQKEYSRTVREEALSFEPQLFVRATDVDGPTQGDGKVTYSIGHHNSMTENVFKVDPETGEVGMQKPARSGDTERGLYELSIRATDKGKPPLYSETKLFVRVGVPGNQKPIFRGNYKAGAPGPNTYRARLLENATPGTEVVKVTANDPDGRDSLLQYYIASGAKDNFVINQSSGIITVSPDARLDMESGGDKYNVIVYAVDSGTPVRETATTTVAVNIIDVNNKSPVFNNSTYLMYVSERAAIGDSVLRVTATDPDSDANIEYTLIEPIRAVDKTGVALKSTTPYDYKTAFKINSTTGLITVNQVLDYQVAAVIILTVQARDLNAVVDQEKQVTEVEVTIYVQAYSDDNPIFTNPGWSANNPVIRVSVPEEQPVGTTLLMLSAREPATGRPVETFELIRDDDDEGYVNVGVQSGNVVLSKRLDYENLGDKILRFKVRALARDYEISRSMSEAKVIVSVLDINDNSPIFNQKDYKISVLESSAASKIILNVKATDMDSSNTEQEVKRGFGEVRYALTGENANLFEIDPISGNILIAANTTLDRERQSVLRFYVIATDMPQGGAEQKTSRALVTVDILDVNDNAPSFPQESYTAVVPENAPAGISVVNITAVDPDEGKGGTIHFEIIDEGEANGLFKINHSTGEISSAGQLTGKGRTEPYNMRVRAQDGGDPVLFTDVALVLYIGDVVSNDGVPLIIRPTLDEVAHIAENSTTGSPVFQVVASDPDDPNLPNGKITFKFLEEGNFGNDASSFSINSETGLITTKKLLDRETKDSYTLILVAQDLGDPPQQATRILQVIINDIDDHKPHFKRSLDSPPVEISTYEEVPIGTNIGVVEAIDEDIEENGMIDYVIVYGNEAGLFSIERSENNSAIIKSTGRLDREQFDRHLITVKCFKFPIKKSELTPKPYNRQDPSERQVLIRILDIDDNKPKFKKGNFTLGVRLNVPIDTSLLTLEATDADSDALPMNYNMGDVSFTSVVDPSISREKMTSIFSLNPETGELRTTSSMTGFADGFMEVPISANNSVTPGRETNITVKIFLVRDRDMLKFVFSKPPVEVRKSLENFEQAVQQALSLPVEVNVYDTQFYAKEDNSLDFSSTSSCFQMVGKESYDLNEMKALLTDPKNEELKRVYQQYNVGTVQHCAALVARADASMTQMWVLAIAALVGIAAIISSCTLCCMHANGEIQQVYAQA, translated from the exons ATGCTGACAATTCTGCTCGTGCTCGTCGCCACGAGTTCCTCCGTTCGAGGACAAGTGGTGAACAGAGCACCGCACTTTATACCTGGTGGAGATATGGCTCGTCTGGCCGTCTCCGAGAGCACTTCACCTGGAGCGCCAGTCTACACTCTCCAGGGTGAGGACCCCGAGGATTCCCGAGTGCACTATTCCATCAGTGGAGAGTACTTCACGGTGGATAGAGAAACTGGCGTTGTAATCCTTAGGAAGGCGTTGGATAGAGAGACCCAGGATCTGATAGAAGTCATCATTAGCATAACTG aTGAGGGTATTGCGGGTTCTGAACCTAATACAGTATCTCTTCGTCGAGAGATAGCCGTTCTCGACGAAAATGACAACCCACCGGTTTACCATGGTCGTCCGTATGCTGCCAGGGTTCCCGAGAGTGCAAAAGTAGGCAGTGTACTACTTCCTTCGGGCACCATAACTGTCACTGACGAAGACGGAGGCGTCAATGCTGACGTTGTTGTACGGTGTGCAGCATCGTCCCGAGATGACGACGTTTGCGAAGTCTTCCATGTCAATACGGAAAAG TTAGCGGAAGGTCGTTATGAGGTTCGTATAACGTTGGCGAGTCCCTTGGATTACGAAAGAAGGAATTCCTATCTCATCAATCTTGTCGCCGTTGATGGAGCCAGTGATCCAGCGAAAAGACTACATGCCAGAGCTACTGTTGCTGTCGATGTTCTAGATGTTCAG GATCAGCCGCCAACATTCTTGAACGCTCCATACAGTGCAGCTCTTCCTGAAAATACCCCAGCAGGACACACTGTTCTGACAGTTAGAGCACGGGATGGTGACACCGGAGAACCGAGGCCTTTGCTGCTCAGCCTCGAGGATGACGATACAGGGCATTTCGAACTCGCGGTCACGCGAGAAGGAGACATCAGTGTCGGAAAGTTAATGACCACCAGTGCCTTTCTAGACCGTGAAGATACGAACATTTTGCAAAACGGGGGAATTTATACGTTCACAGTGAAAGCTACTGAACTGATAAATAACGAGATTCCAGCCGATACAGCTACCTCAGTTATCACCATCGTTGTCACAGATGTCGACGACCTTGCGCCGGTCTTTAACAGTGATtcattttcgataaaaatttcagaggaTATCGGAATGGATACACCGTTACCAG gTTTAAATATGGTAGTCAGCGATGGTGACGTTGGTGACAATGCAAAGTTCTCCTTGGCTTTAAGGGATGCACCTGGATATCCAAATATCAGCCAAGCGTTTTCAGTCAGTCCTCAACAGGCTCAGGGAAGAGTACCTGTCGTTGTGAGAGCGAATAATAAATCGGTCTTGGACTACGATGTTGaagatgaaacaaaaagaacaTTAGAGTTCGACGTCACGGCTTCTGTAGCTGGTAAAGTG gTTGCATCGTCCAGAGTACACATTAAGCTTTTAGACGCGAATGACCACAGTCCAGAGTTTTCGCAATCAGTCTACAAGCTCGCAGTACCTGAGGATGCAGTCCCAGGTACTCATTTCGGTGAAGTATTTGCAGTAGACAAAGATAGTGGAGAGTTCGGAGAACTAACTTACAATCTTCGTGGTTTTGGTACTGACAAATTCGAAACCGACCCAAAGAGAGGTGGGCTTTCTGTTGCGAAGGCACTCGACTACGAGGTTCAAAAGTCTTACTCATTAACAATGGAAGCCAGGGATGGCGGAGGCAGAGTTTCAACTGTCAACATTCTGATCGAAGTCCAAGATGTGAACGACAACGAGCCCATCTTTGAACAGAAAGAATACTCGAGAACTGTCCGCGAAGAAGCATTGAGTTTTGAACCACAGTTATTTGTCAGAGCTACGGATGTTGATGGTCCAACTCAGGGGGATGGAAAAGTGACGTACTCGATCGGTCATCATAACAGTATGACGGAAAATGTTTTTAAG GTTGATCCAGAAACAGGTGAAGTCGGGATGCAAAAGCCAGCACGATCTGGCGATACAGAACGCGGTCTCTACGAACTCAGCATCAGAGCAACTGACAAAGGAAAGCCACCTCTGTACTCTGAAACCAAGCTCTTCGTCCGCGTTGGTGTTCCTGGTAATCAGAAACCCATATTTCGGGGTAACTATAAAGCTGGAGCACCGGGACCCAACACTTATCGGGCACGTCTACTGGAAAACGCTACACCTGGGACAGAAGTTGTTAAAGTGACAGCGAACGATCCTGATGGAAGAGATAGCTTACTGCAGTATTACATTGCCAGTGGGGCGAAGGATAACTTCGTAATCAACCAGAG TTCCGGTATTATAACGGTTTCACCGGACGCAAGACTGGATATGGAATCCGGTGGAGACAAGTACAATGTGATCGTGTATGCAGTTGATTCTGGAACACCGGTTAGAGAGACGGCTACTACAACGGTAGCTGTGAACATTATCGATGTTAATAACAAGTCACCTGTTTTCAATAACTCGACGTATTTAATGTACGTGTCGGAGAGAGCCGCCATTG GTGATTCCGTTCTCAGGGTTACCGCAACTGATCCAGATTCTGATGCGAACATTGAGTATACTTTGATCGAGCCGATAAGAGCCGTTGACAAGACAGGAGTTGCTTTGAAAAGTACAACTCCGTACGATTACAAAACAGCATTTAAAATAAACTCTACCACCGGTTTAATAACAGTTAATCAGGTTTTGGATTACCAAGTCGCGGCGGTAATTATTCTCACGGTTCAGGCCAGGGACCTCAACGCTGTTGTTGACCAGGAGAAACAGGTCACCGAAGTTGAAGTCACGATTTACGTTCAAGCCTACAGTGACGATAATCCGATTTTCACGAATCCTGGATGGTCAGCGAATAATCCAGTAATTCGCGTGTCAGTTCCTGAAGAGCAACCGGTTGGAACGACTCTGCTGATGCTGTCTGCCAGGGAACCAGCGACTGGTCGACCGGTTGAAACGTTCGAATTGATTcgtgatgacgatgacgaagGTTACGTTAACGTTGGGGTTCAAAGCGGGAACGTAGTCTTGAGCAAAAGGCTGGATTATGAAAATCTAGGCGACAAG ATTCTTCGCTTCAAAGTTCGAGCCTTGGCCAGAGATTACGAAATAAGTCGAAGCATGTCGGAAGCTAAGGTGATCGTGTCAGTGCTAGACATAAATGACAACAGCCCGATTTTCAACCAAAAAGACTATAAAATTTCCGTACTCGAATCGTCCGCGGCATCTAAAATTATCCTGAATGTCAAGGCTACGGATATGGACAGCTCGAATACGGAACAGGAAGTGAAGAGAGGGTTTGGCGAAGTCAGATACGCTTTGACCGGTGAAAATGcaaatttgtttgaaatcgATCCAATCAGTGGAAACATTCTC ATCGCAGCTAACACAACACTTGACCGAGAGAGACAATCCGTTCTGCGATTCTATGTTATCGCTACAGATATGCCTCAGGGTGGCGCGGAGCAGAAAACTAGTCGAGCATTAGTCACCGTTGATATTTTAGATGTGAATGACAACGCCCCCAGCTTTCCTCAGGAGTCTTACACAGCTGTGGTACCAGAAAATGCGCCAGCAGGTATCAGCGTTGTAAATATTACTGCGGTTGATCCTGACGAGGGTAAAGGAGGAACGATTCACTTTGAGATTATCGACGAAGGAGAAGCTAATG GTCTCTTCAAGATAAATCACTCTACCGGCGAAATCTCTTCTGCTGGGCAACTGACTGGCAAAGGAAGAACGGAACCTTACAACATGCGAGTCAGGGCTCAGGATGGAGGAGATCCTGTCCTTTTTACGGACGTCGCGTTGGTTCTTTACATCGGTGACGTTGTCAGCAATGACGGTGTTCCTCTTATCATCAGGCCAACTCTGGACGAGGTGGCTCATATCGCGGAGAACTCGACTACCGGAAGTCCGGTCTTTCAAGTCGTTGCTTCGGATCCAGATGATCCAAATTTACCGAACGGGAAAATAACCTTCAAGTTTCTTGAGGAGGGAAATTTTGGGAACGACGCAAGTTCGTTCAGCATTAACAGTGAGACTGGATTAATAACGACGAAAAAGCTATTAGACCGTGAAACCAAAGACAGCTACACGCTGATTCTCGTAGCTCAGGATCTTGGCGATCCCCCCCAGCAAGCGACTCGTATTCTTCAAGTGATTATAAACGATATTGACGACCACAAGCCGCACTTCAAGCGAAGCTTAGACAGTCCGCCAGTGGAGATCAGCACTTATGAGGAAGTTCCAATCGGAACAAACATCGGAGTCGTCGAAGCGATTGACGAAGACATCGAGGAGAATGGGATGATCGATTACGTAATTGTATACGGAAACGAAGCTGGCCTGTTTTCTATAGAAAGATCGGAAAATAATTCTGCAATAATAAAATCGACAGGGCGATTGGATCGTGAACAATTTGACCGCCACCTTATCACCGTGAAGTGCTTCAagtttccaataaaaaaatctgagcTCACACCAAAGCCGTACAATCGGCAAGATCCTTCGGAGCGGCAAGTCTTGATAAGGATATTGGACATTGACGATAACAAACCTAAGTTTAAAAAAGGGAATTTCACGCTGGGAGTTCGACTGAACGTACCAATTGACACCAGTCTTTTGACGTTGGAAGCCACGGACGCAGATTCGGACGCCTTGCCGATGAACTACAATATGGGTGACGTATCATTTACTTCAGTTGTCGATCCATCGATATCGCGAGAAAAAATGACCTCTATATTTTCGCTAAATCCGGAAACTGGAGAGCTAAGGACAACCAGTTCAATGACAGGATTCGCCGACGGTTTTATGGAAGTTCCGATATCGGCGAATAATTCCGTGACGCCAGGAAGAGAGACGAACATCACAGTGAAGATTTTCCTAGTACGAGACCGAGACATGCTTAAGTTCGTCTTCTCCAAGCCTCCAGTCGAGGTGAGAAAATCGTTGGAGAATTTTGAGCAGGCCGTGCAACAGGCCTTGTCGCTTCCCGTTGAGGTGAACGTCTACGACACACAGTTTTATGCGAAGGAAGATAATTCCTTGGACTTTTCGTCGACTAGTTCGTGCTTCCAAATGGTTGGAAAGGAGTCCTACGATCTCAACGAAATGAAAGCCTTGTTAACAGACCCTAAAAACGAGGAGTTAAAGCGGGTGTATCAGCAGTACAACGTCGGTACGGTTCAGCACTGCGCTGCTCTCGTTGCAAGGGCCGATGCCTCTATGACACAGATGTGGGTACTTGCCATCGCTGCTCTGGTCGGGATTGCCGCGATTATTTCCAGCTGTACGCTCTGCTGCATGCACGCAAA CGGTGAAATCCAGCAAGTATATGCGCAAGCATAG
- the LOC124307582 gene encoding cadherin-23 isoform X1, translating into MLTILLVLVATSSSVRGQVVNRAPHFIPGGDMARLAVSESTSPGAPVYTLQGEDPEDSRVHYSISGEYFTVDRETGVVILRKALDRETQDLIEVIISITDEGIAGSEPNTVSLRREIAVLDENDNPPVYHGRPYAARVPESAKVGSVLLPSGTITVTDEDGGVNADVVVRCAASSRDDDVCEVFHVNTEKLAEGRYEVRITLASPLDYERRNSYLINLVAVDGASDPAKRLHARATVAVDVLDVQDQPPTFLNAPYSAALPENTPAGHTVLTVRARDGDTGEPRPLLLSLEDDDTGHFELAVTREGDISVGKLMTTSAFLDREDTNILQNGGIYTFTVKATELINNEIPADTATSVITIVVTDVDDLAPVFNSDSFSIKISEDIGMDTPLPGLNMVVSDGDVGDNAKFSLALRDAPGYPNISQAFSVSPQQAQGRVPVVVRANNKSVLDYDVEDETKRTLEFDVTASVAGKVVASSRVHIKLLDANDHSPEFSQSVYKLAVPEDAVPGTHFGEVFAVDKDSGEFGELTYNLRGFGTDKFETDPKRGGLSVAKALDYEVQKSYSLTMEARDGGGRVSTVNILIEVQDVNDNEPIFEQKEYSRTVREEALSFEPQLFVRATDVDGPTQGDGKVTYSIGHHNSMTENVFKVDPETGEVGMQKPARSGDTERGLYELSIRATDKGKPPLYSETKLFVRVGVPGNQKPIFRGNYKAGAPGPNTYRARLLENATPGTEVVKVTANDPDGRDSLLQYYIASGAKDNFVINQSSGIITVSPDARLDMESGGDKYNVIVYAVDSGTPVRETATTTVAVNIIDVNNKSPVFNNSTYLMYVSERAAIGDSVLRVTATDPDSDANIEYTLIEPIRAVDKTGVALKSTTPYDYKTAFKINSTTGLITVNQVLDYQVAAVIILTVQARDLNAVVDQEKQVTEVEVTIYVQAYSDDNPIFTNPGWSANNPVIRVSVPEEQPVGTTLLMLSAREPATGRPVETFELIRDDDDEGYVNVGVQSGNVVLSKRLDYENLGDKILRFKVRALARDYEISRSMSEAKVIVSVLDINDNSPIFNQKDYKISVLESSAASKIILNVKATDMDSSNTEQEVKRGFGEVRYALTGENANLFEIDPISGNILIAANTTLDRERQSVLRFYVIATDMPQGGAEQKTSRALVTVDILDVNDNAPSFPQESYTAVVPENAPAGISVVNITAVDPDEGKGGTIHFEIIDEGEANGLFKINHSTGEISSAGQLTGKGRTEPYNMRVRAQDGGDPVLFTDVALVLYIGDVVSNDGVPLIIRPTLDEVAHIAENSTTGSPVFQVVASDPDDPNLPNGKITFKFLEEGNFGNDASSFSINSETGLITTKKLLDRETKDSYTLILVAQDLGDPPQQATRILQVIINDIDDHKPHFKRSLDSPPVEISTYEEVPIGTNIGVVEAIDEDIEENGMIDYVIVYGNEAGLFSIERSENNSAIIKSTGRLDREQFDRHLITVKCFKFPIKKSELTPKPYNRQDPSERQVLIRILDIDDNKPKFKKGNFTLGVRLNVPIDTSLLTLEATDADSDALPMNYNMGDVSFTSVVDPSISREKMTSIFSLNPETGELRTTSSMTGFADGFMEVPISANNSVTPGRETNITVKIFLVRDRDMLKFVFSKPPVEVRKSLENFEQAVQQALSLPVEVNVYDTQFYAKEDNSLDFSSTSSCFQMVGKESYDLNEMKALLTDPKNEELKRVYQQYNVGTVQHCAALVARADASMTQMWVLAIAALVGIAAIISSCTLCCMHAKYKRKMKHARLREQPRPALSYVSAGPRMVSAGSHTTLGPGTMVTLGPHEGPYEWGADAALYHPNTLNSRA; encoded by the exons ATGCTGACAATTCTGCTCGTGCTCGTCGCCACGAGTTCCTCCGTTCGAGGACAAGTGGTGAACAGAGCACCGCACTTTATACCTGGTGGAGATATGGCTCGTCTGGCCGTCTCCGAGAGCACTTCACCTGGAGCGCCAGTCTACACTCTCCAGGGTGAGGACCCCGAGGATTCCCGAGTGCACTATTCCATCAGTGGAGAGTACTTCACGGTGGATAGAGAAACTGGCGTTGTAATCCTTAGGAAGGCGTTGGATAGAGAGACCCAGGATCTGATAGAAGTCATCATTAGCATAACTG aTGAGGGTATTGCGGGTTCTGAACCTAATACAGTATCTCTTCGTCGAGAGATAGCCGTTCTCGACGAAAATGACAACCCACCGGTTTACCATGGTCGTCCGTATGCTGCCAGGGTTCCCGAGAGTGCAAAAGTAGGCAGTGTACTACTTCCTTCGGGCACCATAACTGTCACTGACGAAGACGGAGGCGTCAATGCTGACGTTGTTGTACGGTGTGCAGCATCGTCCCGAGATGACGACGTTTGCGAAGTCTTCCATGTCAATACGGAAAAG TTAGCGGAAGGTCGTTATGAGGTTCGTATAACGTTGGCGAGTCCCTTGGATTACGAAAGAAGGAATTCCTATCTCATCAATCTTGTCGCCGTTGATGGAGCCAGTGATCCAGCGAAAAGACTACATGCCAGAGCTACTGTTGCTGTCGATGTTCTAGATGTTCAG GATCAGCCGCCAACATTCTTGAACGCTCCATACAGTGCAGCTCTTCCTGAAAATACCCCAGCAGGACACACTGTTCTGACAGTTAGAGCACGGGATGGTGACACCGGAGAACCGAGGCCTTTGCTGCTCAGCCTCGAGGATGACGATACAGGGCATTTCGAACTCGCGGTCACGCGAGAAGGAGACATCAGTGTCGGAAAGTTAATGACCACCAGTGCCTTTCTAGACCGTGAAGATACGAACATTTTGCAAAACGGGGGAATTTATACGTTCACAGTGAAAGCTACTGAACTGATAAATAACGAGATTCCAGCCGATACAGCTACCTCAGTTATCACCATCGTTGTCACAGATGTCGACGACCTTGCGCCGGTCTTTAACAGTGATtcattttcgataaaaatttcagaggaTATCGGAATGGATACACCGTTACCAG gTTTAAATATGGTAGTCAGCGATGGTGACGTTGGTGACAATGCAAAGTTCTCCTTGGCTTTAAGGGATGCACCTGGATATCCAAATATCAGCCAAGCGTTTTCAGTCAGTCCTCAACAGGCTCAGGGAAGAGTACCTGTCGTTGTGAGAGCGAATAATAAATCGGTCTTGGACTACGATGTTGaagatgaaacaaaaagaacaTTAGAGTTCGACGTCACGGCTTCTGTAGCTGGTAAAGTG gTTGCATCGTCCAGAGTACACATTAAGCTTTTAGACGCGAATGACCACAGTCCAGAGTTTTCGCAATCAGTCTACAAGCTCGCAGTACCTGAGGATGCAGTCCCAGGTACTCATTTCGGTGAAGTATTTGCAGTAGACAAAGATAGTGGAGAGTTCGGAGAACTAACTTACAATCTTCGTGGTTTTGGTACTGACAAATTCGAAACCGACCCAAAGAGAGGTGGGCTTTCTGTTGCGAAGGCACTCGACTACGAGGTTCAAAAGTCTTACTCATTAACAATGGAAGCCAGGGATGGCGGAGGCAGAGTTTCAACTGTCAACATTCTGATCGAAGTCCAAGATGTGAACGACAACGAGCCCATCTTTGAACAGAAAGAATACTCGAGAACTGTCCGCGAAGAAGCATTGAGTTTTGAACCACAGTTATTTGTCAGAGCTACGGATGTTGATGGTCCAACTCAGGGGGATGGAAAAGTGACGTACTCGATCGGTCATCATAACAGTATGACGGAAAATGTTTTTAAG GTTGATCCAGAAACAGGTGAAGTCGGGATGCAAAAGCCAGCACGATCTGGCGATACAGAACGCGGTCTCTACGAACTCAGCATCAGAGCAACTGACAAAGGAAAGCCACCTCTGTACTCTGAAACCAAGCTCTTCGTCCGCGTTGGTGTTCCTGGTAATCAGAAACCCATATTTCGGGGTAACTATAAAGCTGGAGCACCGGGACCCAACACTTATCGGGCACGTCTACTGGAAAACGCTACACCTGGGACAGAAGTTGTTAAAGTGACAGCGAACGATCCTGATGGAAGAGATAGCTTACTGCAGTATTACATTGCCAGTGGGGCGAAGGATAACTTCGTAATCAACCAGAG TTCCGGTATTATAACGGTTTCACCGGACGCAAGACTGGATATGGAATCCGGTGGAGACAAGTACAATGTGATCGTGTATGCAGTTGATTCTGGAACACCGGTTAGAGAGACGGCTACTACAACGGTAGCTGTGAACATTATCGATGTTAATAACAAGTCACCTGTTTTCAATAACTCGACGTATTTAATGTACGTGTCGGAGAGAGCCGCCATTG GTGATTCCGTTCTCAGGGTTACCGCAACTGATCCAGATTCTGATGCGAACATTGAGTATACTTTGATCGAGCCGATAAGAGCCGTTGACAAGACAGGAGTTGCTTTGAAAAGTACAACTCCGTACGATTACAAAACAGCATTTAAAATAAACTCTACCACCGGTTTAATAACAGTTAATCAGGTTTTGGATTACCAAGTCGCGGCGGTAATTATTCTCACGGTTCAGGCCAGGGACCTCAACGCTGTTGTTGACCAGGAGAAACAGGTCACCGAAGTTGAAGTCACGATTTACGTTCAAGCCTACAGTGACGATAATCCGATTTTCACGAATCCTGGATGGTCAGCGAATAATCCAGTAATTCGCGTGTCAGTTCCTGAAGAGCAACCGGTTGGAACGACTCTGCTGATGCTGTCTGCCAGGGAACCAGCGACTGGTCGACCGGTTGAAACGTTCGAATTGATTcgtgatgacgatgacgaagGTTACGTTAACGTTGGGGTTCAAAGCGGGAACGTAGTCTTGAGCAAAAGGCTGGATTATGAAAATCTAGGCGACAAG ATTCTTCGCTTCAAAGTTCGAGCCTTGGCCAGAGATTACGAAATAAGTCGAAGCATGTCGGAAGCTAAGGTGATCGTGTCAGTGCTAGACATAAATGACAACAGCCCGATTTTCAACCAAAAAGACTATAAAATTTCCGTACTCGAATCGTCCGCGGCATCTAAAATTATCCTGAATGTCAAGGCTACGGATATGGACAGCTCGAATACGGAACAGGAAGTGAAGAGAGGGTTTGGCGAAGTCAGATACGCTTTGACCGGTGAAAATGcaaatttgtttgaaatcgATCCAATCAGTGGAAACATTCTC ATCGCAGCTAACACAACACTTGACCGAGAGAGACAATCCGTTCTGCGATTCTATGTTATCGCTACAGATATGCCTCAGGGTGGCGCGGAGCAGAAAACTAGTCGAGCATTAGTCACCGTTGATATTTTAGATGTGAATGACAACGCCCCCAGCTTTCCTCAGGAGTCTTACACAGCTGTGGTACCAGAAAATGCGCCAGCAGGTATCAGCGTTGTAAATATTACTGCGGTTGATCCTGACGAGGGTAAAGGAGGAACGATTCACTTTGAGATTATCGACGAAGGAGAAGCTAATG GTCTCTTCAAGATAAATCACTCTACCGGCGAAATCTCTTCTGCTGGGCAACTGACTGGCAAAGGAAGAACGGAACCTTACAACATGCGAGTCAGGGCTCAGGATGGAGGAGATCCTGTCCTTTTTACGGACGTCGCGTTGGTTCTTTACATCGGTGACGTTGTCAGCAATGACGGTGTTCCTCTTATCATCAGGCCAACTCTGGACGAGGTGGCTCATATCGCGGAGAACTCGACTACCGGAAGTCCGGTCTTTCAAGTCGTTGCTTCGGATCCAGATGATCCAAATTTACCGAACGGGAAAATAACCTTCAAGTTTCTTGAGGAGGGAAATTTTGGGAACGACGCAAGTTCGTTCAGCATTAACAGTGAGACTGGATTAATAACGACGAAAAAGCTATTAGACCGTGAAACCAAAGACAGCTACACGCTGATTCTCGTAGCTCAGGATCTTGGCGATCCCCCCCAGCAAGCGACTCGTATTCTTCAAGTGATTATAAACGATATTGACGACCACAAGCCGCACTTCAAGCGAAGCTTAGACAGTCCGCCAGTGGAGATCAGCACTTATGAGGAAGTTCCAATCGGAACAAACATCGGAGTCGTCGAAGCGATTGACGAAGACATCGAGGAGAATGGGATGATCGATTACGTAATTGTATACGGAAACGAAGCTGGCCTGTTTTCTATAGAAAGATCGGAAAATAATTCTGCAATAATAAAATCGACAGGGCGATTGGATCGTGAACAATTTGACCGCCACCTTATCACCGTGAAGTGCTTCAagtttccaataaaaaaatctgagcTCACACCAAAGCCGTACAATCGGCAAGATCCTTCGGAGCGGCAAGTCTTGATAAGGATATTGGACATTGACGATAACAAACCTAAGTTTAAAAAAGGGAATTTCACGCTGGGAGTTCGACTGAACGTACCAATTGACACCAGTCTTTTGACGTTGGAAGCCACGGACGCAGATTCGGACGCCTTGCCGATGAACTACAATATGGGTGACGTATCATTTACTTCAGTTGTCGATCCATCGATATCGCGAGAAAAAATGACCTCTATATTTTCGCTAAATCCGGAAACTGGAGAGCTAAGGACAACCAGTTCAATGACAGGATTCGCCGACGGTTTTATGGAAGTTCCGATATCGGCGAATAATTCCGTGACGCCAGGAAGAGAGACGAACATCACAGTGAAGATTTTCCTAGTACGAGACCGAGACATGCTTAAGTTCGTCTTCTCCAAGCCTCCAGTCGAGGTGAGAAAATCGTTGGAGAATTTTGAGCAGGCCGTGCAACAGGCCTTGTCGCTTCCCGTTGAGGTGAACGTCTACGACACACAGTTTTATGCGAAGGAAGATAATTCCTTGGACTTTTCGTCGACTAGTTCGTGCTTCCAAATGGTTGGAAAGGAGTCCTACGATCTCAACGAAATGAAAGCCTTGTTAACAGACCCTAAAAACGAGGAGTTAAAGCGGGTGTATCAGCAGTACAACGTCGGTACGGTTCAGCACTGCGCTGCTCTCGTTGCAAGGGCCGATGCCTCTATGACACAGATGTGGGTACTTGCCATCGCTGCTCTGGTCGGGATTGCCGCGATTATTTCCAGCTGTACGCTCTGCTGCATGCACGCAAA ataTAAGAGAAAGATGAAACATGCTCGCCTCCGTGAACAGCCACGACCGGCACTGAGCTACGTATCGGCCGGTCCACGCATGGTCAGTGCTGGGTCCCACACAACTTTGGGCCCAGGAACGATGGTTACTCTGGGTCCCCACGAGGGACCTTACGAGTGGGGAGCAGATGCTGCTCTCTATCATCCGAATACACTCAACTCCAGAGCGTAG